Genomic segment of Sebastes umbrosus isolate fSebUmb1 chromosome 22, fSebUmb1.pri, whole genome shotgun sequence:
GTGGATTGTATAAATCACAACTAACTTAAAATCATCTTCCTCCTTCAGACAGAATCTCATTAAAAATTAGAGTCTGTGGTTTACTGCAGCCAACATTTACATATGGGGTCTATTTGAGTTACACAAGGGCTGATAAATGGGCCCCGACGGGTTCATCTGCAGAATCCAATGTGTTGGCTAACTGGAGGATCTGAGCTAAGCCCGTGTTTCCTCATCTGGCCTCCAAATGTGTAGCATAAAAGAAACTGCCTTAACacttaatttacatttttaataacgCAAACATTCTTCGCAAAAATGAGCGCTGACGCATAGAGAAAATATTGGAATTGCTCTCAAATTGGAAGCAGAGTCACGCATCTGGCTCTGATGAGCTACTGGCAAACAACAGGCCCGTTCATCTGTGGGTAAACCACCGGCGTATGGTACCATTCAGGCCATTAAGTGAAGTAATCAGAAATGTATTAAGCGAGGTGTTAGGTTGGTCAAATTGCTTGGATTCATTTAGAAATAGTAATGTTTCTCATGAATAGCATGACAGCAAGTATACGGCTACACTGGCTGTTTTTGTGATCATCAGCTAAACATTCACATTACAAAAACTGTTGGATGATCAAAAACATATAAACCATAAAACTAGAGTACAACTCACATGTTTTTTGCGTTGAGATTGCATCACCATACAGGCTGTCCCGCTGTCATGTCTTACTGGGACACTcaaatagaacagagccatcgttaatgtcattagtaacacctgtgcttttcctactgtgacaacTCAAAATGTCTGCATCTCATCCAATGGTCTTTAAACCATGATAGTTATCAAGGTACAATGTAAATCATGTGACCTTGAGCcatgaaatgtaaatgataGTTAGCCCACATGGGTCCCAAATGATGAGCCCTGTCTGAGCCTGAGTCCTGTGTACTCAAAGCTGAATTCAATCTAACAAAGCAGACAACTGTCTCCAGGGCTCCTGAGCCATAGGGACCTCCAAAACCCTCAGCTTCACTTTGCATTACTTGTCTGTGATCATTTCATTAATTGCATATTTGTTCGGGAATGCGAGTCACTACAGCACACGATCATCTGAAATAATAAGGACCCTCAGCGTTTTCTAGGGGCCCTTTTTGTAGAGGGGCCAAAATATAGTTGTATGAAAAATCTACTTTTAAAGGGACAGCGTGTAGGATTTGGGCGGCATCTgctggtgtggttgcaaattgcaaccaactgagtactcctctgctcactcctccctttccaaggctgcggtaacgtgagtcgccgAGTACAAAGccgaggccatccttaccataataactttaggagcaacggaagtcagacggcgccTGGCGGTACcaaggttttgcactctgcggctcacgttaccgcagtttcacaagcgtgtcggcgAATTACGTTGGCCTTCAAgactctctagagccagtgtttggtttgtccattctgggctactgtagaaacatggcggagcaacatggcgaactccatgaagaggacccgccaagcccccaggaagtgcgcctgTCGTCGATCCGGACTTTCCTAGTGGCCAAAccgcggtactgcaacttccgtgtccgtcacgtgatgccattgggcccaaaagactttttcccatagacttacattgggaaggAGACGtttgtaactcagcggataatttttttgaggtgaatcaacttccctgTATGAACACcttaatagcccttatttaaaaaaaaaaaaaaagtatttaaagttgtaaaacgcactaatagctgaatccagagttatttcccttcctccgttcatgtgaatgagacccagaccgaggctggagcgcaagccgtgacgacggcgtgacgttgggaccccgagcgggcgctactgcgcatgtcccaTCAATAGTCCATCTAATACTaggttaaaaacaaaaggtgatcgAGTCTTCCACTGAGCATTAGATCAGCAGACTCTGTCACGACTTTTAAATCCAGTCTTAAAACTCACTTTTATAGAATGGCTTTTCCAATCAGCTGAATTTTAGTcttttgtatgcttgtgtgctgatgtgtatatatgtgcatatgtaattttatgaatatgtatatacttgtttctttattttcccattctattgttatttatttaattatttatgtttcattgtattctgctgtctatgatgtgaatttccttggaaagcacttcgtgggacccgctccctatgtagatatgaagagtcattctaagctaacgaaaacacaacgattcaggtgattatacactaatgaaaacatttgaatatcatatccaatttctgctaatagatcccacaaaatgttacaaactgttcctttaagacctGCAATATCTGAGTTATACATAGTGTTTAAATGTTGCTGGTCTTTAGGCCTTTTGGTGAAAACAGTCTACCATGTGTATTCTTGAGTTCATTGAACTTGTGTACATTAATGTACAGAAAGTGGGAAGAAATAAGATAATGTTTGCCCTGGGGTCTCCTTGAAATTAAGTGAGGCCAAGTGCGCACTTGCATCAATAGTTTTAGAGCTGTAGTAAGTCTAGgagtttgtttttcaaatacTTGAGAAGAACATCATAATAATCCTCATTTGAACCCAAAAAAAATGTTACTTGCTTATGAAACTCTAAGAAATCACACTGCTGTTATGTATCATAGCTTGACCACGTGACGGCTGGTCTGAGAGGAATTCCCCCGAGTAAACTTTTACCCGTTTTACCTTTGCCCTAGAGGCATTACGTCACAGCGCCGCGTCAGATCTCGCGATATTTACAGAATATAAGTACAGCTGCTGTCGCCTCACACGTAGTATCTAtcagcagagacagaaagacagaaagtctACTCACTTACAACTTGGATACACTTTAAACTCTCGGTGAGTCTCTCtacttgtatttctttaaagttACTTTATAAACTACAGCTCTAGTCCAGTTGTTTctgtaataaatgtattattatgctATGATAAGGACAGACTGCTGTTAATACGGAAGTAATAGATCTATAATTCTTGTTAAGGAGGAGTTGAGTTTGTTGAGGAGAAAGTggttattttgttcttttcaatAGAAACTTGACATGTTGTGTTTCATCTTTCTGTAGGTTTTATTTCAGAAGACATGGCAGCAGCTGCAGTTATCACAGATCAGGTGAGTTTGCTACTATGACActataataaagtataataataaacaataaacaaataacctttttttttttggtcctttAAAAGccaagaaaaaacaacagaaagtaATGATACACAGTCAGGAATAAGATGTTTTAACCTTTACTTTTTAATATccatacaatattatattacaaaaGTATGGCTAATTGTCTAGTTGTTTCTATTATTACTCTATTGTTATCTAAAAACTTCATTGGAATAGTTAGCAACAGGAACAGCAACAGGTTTTTTCCCAGTACTTGATAtagaaagttcaatacagtagttacatgttcagattttcaTTACAAAGCATTCAGTAAATagatttcacagtataaaaatatgaaaatgaataaattatatgacagataaaagatgtaaggcaagaaaaatgaataaaaacaattggaataaatttgaaatgtctgaATAATCTATTGAGGAACAGCACAGTTAAAAAGTGAGTTTGAGTATTGTAAGCTCACTGTTTCCTGTGTATTTCCTCACAGAATGTGGTGGAGAGGGTGACCAGCCTTCCTCTGGTGAGCTCCACCTATGATTTGGTGTCCAGCGTGTACACCAACACCAAGGACACCCACCCTTACATCAAGACCGTGTGCGAGGTCGCCGAGCAAGGGGTGCGGACCATCACCTCCGTGGCTCTCACCACCGCTTCACCCATCATTGGCAAGCTGGAGCCTCAGAGTAAGAGCCCTTTTAGAAAACTTGCGGTTTAGGATGTCAAAACTGAATCCAATGAACTGATACTGACTAGCTGAGTCACACAGagcatgaaacaggaagttcagGATAACTGCTGACTCTTACTCATCTTGATCTTTCACCCAGTTTAATCATAACCACCCTGAGTTGAGCTGCTACAACTTGATGTATGAATTCTTTCAATTACAGGAACATTTAATCACTTTTATtcctatttttttcagattaaatgtatttattgacatCTTTATTTACTTGATTCCTTTGTTGCCTACAGTTGCCATGGCCAATAACCTGGCCTGTAAAGGTTTGGACAAGATTGAGAAAACCTTGCCGATTCTTCACCAGCCGTCTGAGCAGGTACGTACTGGATTATTGATCAGACATTATGTCAAAGGTCAGAGCAGTTATTATCAAGCCAAATTGCACAATGTTGTAGCTAATATTTGATGTGAGTTAATCTCTTGTGGATTCAGTCATGACCTTTGTCCAGTCTTTCTCAACTGCTGTTTCCTGCGTTGCCTCTGCCCAGATCGTCTCCAGTGCCAAGGGTGTGGTAACCAGCGCTAAAGATGTCGTGACGGGCACAGTGTCCGGCGCCAAGGACACGGTCTCAGGCACTCTGACCAGCGTCGTGGACAGGACTCGCGGCGCGGTGCAGGATGGGATGGACAAGACCAGGGCGGTTGTCAGCGGGAGCGTCAGCACAGTGCTGGAAAGCAGAGTGGCCCGGATGGTGAGCAGCGGCGTGGACACGGCCCTCAGCACCTCGGAGAGTCTGGTGGAGCAGTACCTGCCTCTGACAGAGGATGAACTGGGTGAGTGGGGGCCAAAAACCTACATCTGAAATCCCCATTTACCACATGACTCCAATGATTTTCCTTCCTTTGTTGGGTGTTTAATGAACaagtttttaaaagaaaaaaacatggcaTTAAATGAGGTTTACATAActaaaatacaaataagaaAAGCTGGTGAGATTAGCCTTGTTTTTCTGTAACAAGCTGTATCAAGGGTCAGTTATTAACAGGCAGCTTGAGTTTTGTTGTTAAGGTTGATTTTTGTCCAGTTTCCCGGAAAACAGGATTTATCTGATTACGCTCTTCTGAGAATCGAAATTTGCATTAGTGGTCAGTTTTTTCTAAATCATTAAAGGAGTCGTTGTTTAGAGTGAACAAGCAACCTTATAAACTGTGTTAGTTTAAATGGGTCCGATTGACTAGTGAATAACTACATTTCTCATGGATTTAAACCCTCCAGCTACTTTGACGTGCAAAACAATTTGTTGCAGACTTCTCTGTTCtcatataaaagtaaaacactAAACACTTTTATAAGTCTATAAGCAAAATCATAATGGAACTCAAGTAACCAGATCTTATGTGTCCTCATTTTTAATGTGACATTGTATGTTTCTCTCCCTTGTGACAGAATTGGAGGCAAAAACTGTGAAAGGCTTTGACAGGAAGGAGCCAAGCTACTATGTCCGCCTGGGTTCCCTCTCCACAAAGCTCCGAAAGCGGGCGTACACCACGGCCGTGGCCAAAATCAGAGATGGCAAGCAGCGAAGCATGGGATTCATTTCTGAGCTGAACTCCACTGTTGATCTGGTGGGTCTCTTTTTCCCTTTAATGTCCtcactaagaaaaaaaaacaacggcattgcattttaattaatattCATATAATTAATGACAacaatcaatttttttttaaacagaaaacagttttttaTAGGCCTCTACCAAATGGTTGAAATGTCGCTTCATGGtaaaaaaccccccaaaaaaaacatgtactgTTATTATGCTAATAATATGTTAGTATACCAACATATGTCAATTTGTTACTATGGAATTAGTAGTATTACCAGACCTAGtattatttccatgtatttattctagATATTTGCCATATTTACAGTCGGCTACTTTGAAAACATctcagaaatggtgaaaaatcagGACATTTTTTCCCTCATTTCCATATGGAAAGAAATTGGGTCATTATattgataaattaaaaaaaaagtgaatgttcataagttattttatttcataaaaaatgtaaatttattaTCTTAGCATCACTACCTGTATCACTAAAAGATAATTCCACTGAGCCTGTTTTtagactgtaaaaaaaatcatacttattaattaaattatttcagcatatatatatagtggAACAACATTAAATGTATGTCATTAACAACAATGAATGATGcaacattttttgtattttgtagcAAATTTTTGCAATTTTAATTACATGATCAGCTTTACTAGCTTTACCATAAAAGGACAACTGAACCGTTTGGTAGAGCATGTTTTAGAAAATTATTTGTCCCTCATTAGACTTTTTTGGCTACATAAATCTGTTCAGTAAAGCCTCTGAAACTGATGTCATAAAGAATATGCCTATATTTGAAAATTCCACCAGAGTCCTAATGTCTGGAATGACTTTTTTATTGCTAACTTCCTGTAAGGAGGCAAACTGAAAAGGCATGCTATTTAAAGACACAGCGACatctaatggattgtttttAGCACAACATACCTAAACCGAGTGGTAGAGATGGCTCAACACCTTTTTCTATATGATATAGTGACTCAAAATGCACTCTACCAAACAGTTGTGCAGAACATTAAATTATTCATGAGTAATATtagtacttaaagggactatttgtaactttcagaaatgcttcttaacagcgacaactgtggccgtgaaatcaacgaaagtcagcgtcgggctcgcgcttgttcgctctaaatatacctgaacgagcatcgctcaaaacagtgaggcgacacacgtcagctaaaaccacaatatcactctatatttcagctgcttggcagtaatgttagctgaccagacgaaggtctctccatgaacatgatttagatctgatcctagtgttggcttttcctgcctaagtgcaagctgatgcagcggggctctgcagcatgtctcctctgctctctccgcccgcagccggagagagcagaggagacaccagcacccggtcggtaacgagagggtaacataactctctgaagagctccgtcgcttcacaagacacggggaacctctgttggtctggaggaactgcagaatttatttctgcacaaacgtcccctgtacattcactagatattctcatagctaaactcttctgcagtgtgtagtgagcgcgcgttcacgtctagaggtggagcgagacagcgaggacgcgcgcgcattctgagtgaaggagagcatgcagcggagacgaggctccagccacacgcgagcgcgcatatgcgaacgcgcatgtgtgacgacccgctacatttatgcgcgtacaaagttacaaatagtccctttaatataacTTTAGACAAgctttacaataaagaaaatcTCAGGACAAACTTCAAAAACTGCATGCAAGTAACATAAAAGCTAAATACTAAACATTGTGCCCTAAAGTGGTTTATAAAAAGCACACCATTTCTTTTACTGCTTGTGGACAGAAatttaaaagtgtttgttttttttctagattGAATACGGCAGAAAGAATATTAACGGGGCTAACCAGATGGTAAATGACAAGCTGAACTCCCTGGTGGCGTGGAAGTCCAATGGTCCAACCCAGGAGAATGGTCACGAGGCAGAGGTAAGACGGTGGCCAACACAAACATGCAATGAGATAACATACATTATTAAATCTGTGTCAAGTTATTCATCAGTTCATCCTCTCCACTCAGGTTATCGAGTCTCGCACCTTGACCCTGGCACGTTCCCTCACCCACCAGCTCCAGACCACCTGTCTGGTCCTGGTCTCCGGCCTGCAGGGCCTCCCCAACCACATCCAGCAGGAGGCGCTCTCCCTCAGCCGCCTCGCCACACAGGTCTACAGCGGTTTCAGCAAGGCCAACGCACTGGGAGACCTGCCAGACAGTGTGCTGACCAGCAGCAAAGTCCAGCTGGGCAAAATGAAAGATTCCCTGGACAACGTCATGGATTATCTGGTCAACAACACGCCGCTCAACTGGCTGGTCGGTCCTTTCTACCCCCGGATGGCTCCAGAGCCAGCCCGCGCACCGGCTTCCGCTACCTGCTGCACACAAGATCCGTCCTCCAGCCAGTCACATCAAGAGGAGCCcatggaggtggagatggagtCATTTcactcccagcagcaacagtgaTCCACTACAGCTTTATGTTCTGAGTCTTAAGTAATATATTCTGCTTTTGTAGTCAAAGATTTAACTCTTCTATAGATTTAACTACTATAGTTCCATGTCAAACACAACGCTATTTTATACTATTTTAATTTATAGTTCTATCAGAAATCATTTTTATGCAAGCCAATCCAGCAAAATGTAACTCTGTGCTTGTTACATAAACTTCACTGGAATAAATATTTGCATTTACTTGGTCTTTTTCCCTTCCTCATGAAAACCTGAATGTGCTTTTGTTTCTCTTGAAGAAACAGCTTTGAAATTCTTATAAAgtaatgacaaatatttactAAGACATTTTATAAGTCATAAGATAAATGTGGCAAGATCTCAACTTATATTAAGTTTTTGTTATAAAGagcaaacaataaaatgatgtTTAGTATGATACGCCTCCGTGTGCCATGCCATAGTAACCTGATTTAACAACCAATGTTGTGTTTCTCTCACATATATGGACTCCAGTTACACATTAATGCTACAGTAATTAGTTGTTAATTTAAGGTCTATTAATTTGTAGGTCAAACTAAGCAAATTCAATACATGTTGAaacttgtgatgggcatttctCATTTTAAATTTTACAGACCAGATGCAAATTATACTGACAATCATGTAATACAAATAATCTttattatacaaaaaaaaaaacacttctatAAATTAATGTGATTAAATCCAAATGGGAGAAAAATCCTGGTCACAGTGATCGTCACTCATCGACCTCGCCTCGACAGATGGTCCATCAGACTCTGAAAACCCAAAATCAATGTACATTTCAAATGACCCTTGTTCTGAAAATGAGATGAACACTCATAAGTCACAAGTTaaaaattaactttgtattaccGTGAGCTTCTGAATATGGCACCATGCCACATCATCCAGCAAGTCGAAGTTAATATCCGCCTTCGTCTCTTCAGAAAAGCATACAGTCTGGGGAGGAAGAGAACCACAACTagaacacatacatacagtatgagttTGTGGAATCAGATAATAATCCAGGTCTATTTTAACACCCAACTAAATATTAGCAGTGTGTAACTGTCTCCTTATGTCTGGAAGGGTTTCAGTTCTTTATTCAAATGCTTTGAAGAGCATAGACTTACAAGGCCTGGACAAATTCCCTTGCTTTAAATGAAGTAATGAAACAGCATTGTTTCAAGTGAcgaggataaaaaaaaacaaaagcagtacCTGTCCCTGTGCTGTGGTAACAGTGATGTGTGCAGCAGAGCCTGCCGCTGAACAATGCAGATCACCAGCAGAGACGACAGACCTGAGACAGCACAAGAGTCACAAATCAATttcattaaatatatttattttattttgaatagcACATTTCAAGCCagagagaggtgacgttccacgtcaCTAGAATCAGTCGGCGATTCCAGGGGTCGGCACGTTTGGGTCCCGTTGTGCCCGACCCCAACGTCTATCTATGCGAGTGGTGGGCCCACAGGGCGGCAGCTCCGTGCTGATCTGTCTGGCTGTGTCCTGCCAGGCCTCATGTGTGAAGACCCGGCGAGCTCCACACCCAGGTCTGGCTCCAGACGGGGGCCCCGGATTCCCTTTTCCAGGAGAGGTGCTACAACAACTCTTTTCTGGCTGATTCACAGGGTCAGTCAGTGAATGGTCTGGTCCCTCTCCTGGGACCACTTTGCCTTTGCCGTgtttcgggcatctgatcaggacgCCTCCGGGTACGTCCAAAACGGAAAGCAGCCTCACCAGATTTCTTGTGGGACACTTTAGGAACTTGTAAAAGAAAGGCGGTGGAAGATCTGAGAGTTCTTTCTGGGACATCAAATGAAAGGCAGCCGCTGATATACGAAGGTGCTAGATTATGTAAGGTTTTGTAGATATgtacagaggacagaggaagaTACAGGTAGCCAGTACAGTAAAAAGAGAGCTGCACTAATCTAAGTggatcgtaaaaaaaaaaaaaggatgcaaCAGCATTTCAGAATCGTTCTGAGTTAAAATGGTCTAATTTTGGCGAtgttgttggatttattatgtacaaaagtgcttacaatgacctacaataacctgattgttggatttgttgtgtgtgaagtgtttgcgaggacagggaggatggcatgctctgttctttttgcaaggtcaaggagagaaaggagtcagaaggagaaacaaagaagaagatatgcagcaaaaacatcacgtgccataagctcatgactattgatattgtgtaaaccataaaaacgctggatcagggatagctcggggttcagacttcgcgaactgacccatgcactgtatgttgtcagggacacgtaggttggatccagatatctgtaaactcttttattttacttatgcaacattgattgttcggaataaattgtattattatgctttaacccgtctgtttggaaattctctttgtcacacaagattaaccagcacgtaactgggccttgacctctcggaggtagaaggccagttccttcaattggtgaccccgacgtgatcttcggcattgagaagcgtgtccaaaggacggacagaccggcgagagagagaaagggatccctgaaatcttaaaggtgagcagaacctgttttatcgaactctgcatattggcttactctaaattatctctcttgttgtgctgaatctcctttgtaatgataaatgttgcagaagtaaagacttcctttttaaatttaggggagaaagctgcccttttggtaaagactaagaggaggaaagctgccctttttaaatttaggggagaaagctgcccttttggtaaagactaagaggaggaaagctgccctttttaaatttaggggagaaagctgcccttttggtaaagactaagaggaggaaagctgccctttttaaatttaggggagaaagctgcccttttggtaaagactaagaggaggaaagctgccctttttaaatttaggggagcaagctgcccttttggtaaagactaagaggaggaaagctgcccttttagtaataaaaactgtatgagtgtacattaataactagtattcagaggaaaattaaaacttactgttgatactgggccaacatcgctggaacatcaaagtgtccagtagaagcttatgttggtaggatcacagcgaggggcatagcgacccatttactctgaatctagttactgtcataaactgaataaacctgtgtgaaatagtactggacagaatggacggagaatttgacaaagactgtgaggaacggggtggctgtgggcctccccgtttatcatttggacagcaatgggTTAAAGTCAGGACCAACgtaatctgtacatttgatcccaagactagaaataaagagactcaagacctagatgagtggtataacatgacagtggaggaagggcattttccagccacgggaagtgaagccaaattcatgccagtgatgagagcattaatacaggtgattcatagaaagctgctgcaagcaggacaagacaaagaaaagggacatatgtttgtaaggaggaaat
This window contains:
- the plin2 gene encoding perilipin-2, whose translation is MAAAAVITDQNVVERVTSLPLVSSTYDLVSSVYTNTKDTHPYIKTVCEVAEQGVRTITSVALTTASPIIGKLEPQIAMANNLACKGLDKIEKTLPILHQPSEQIVSSAKGVVTSAKDVVTGTVSGAKDTVSGTLTSVVDRTRGAVQDGMDKTRAVVSGSVSTVLESRVARMVSSGVDTALSTSESLVEQYLPLTEDELELEAKTVKGFDRKEPSYYVRLGSLSTKLRKRAYTTAVAKIRDGKQRSMGFISELNSTVDLIEYGRKNINGANQMVNDKLNSLVAWKSNGPTQENGHEAEVIESRTLTLARSLTHQLQTTCLVLVSGLQGLPNHIQQEALSLSRLATQVYSGFSKANALGDLPDSVLTSSKVQLGKMKDSLDNVMDYLVNNTPLNWLVGPFYPRMAPEPARAPASATCCTQDPSSSQSHQEEPMEVEMESFHSQQQQ